In the genome of Metabacillus litoralis, the window AAAGAATGGACCAGGGCCAAATCCTGGACGTGGACGTGGACCAAAACCTGGTGTTGGACCATAAACATTAAAGTGTTGGTGTGATACCTCATTCTCAAAAGATTGAGTTTGAGGGAAATAATGTTGATGCTTATAGAATTCATGATTTACATTTGTTGTGTGTTGTGGATGAATGTGTGGTACGATTGTTTCAGAATAGCTATTATTTACACAGTGTTTTGTTGGGTGTACAATTGGTGCCATAACTTTTGGTTTGCAATGCATGTAGCATTTCTCCTTTCATCTTTTATCATGTCTTACACTTTTAACCTATGATGAAAGTTACCTACATGTACTAAGGCAAGCACCTAATTTTTATAGAAAAGTATAGAAACTGTCTTTAAAATTCGTAAAAATAACAATTGTTAAGACGATTACAATGAAAAATAAGTATAATACGCTTTTATACAAAGTTGCTCTTCTCCCTTGTTAAGAACTAATTACAATCACTTATTTTACATGGTTCTCCATAATCCTACAATTGTTATTTAATAATTCCGTTAAAATTCATATTTTTGTCAAAAAAATGGCGAAATTACTCAGTTTCTGCGCTTGCCCGGGGAATATTTTTAGAAAATTTCCTCTTTAAGCGATTTAGTCTGTTTAAGATGTCATTTTCATCGATAAACGACAGCGTTTCTTTACATTCTTTGAAAAGAATATACATTTCTTCAGTATATTTTGTTGCTTTTTGCAAGTCTTTTTCTTTATGTTCATAATACTTCGCAAGCTCTTCTAAAGCCTTTAATGCCACTTTTCCTTTTGATCCTTCTACAATTTCATTCCACAAGTTGATCGCCTGTTTCCATTCCTTTTGTTTTTTATAAAGGAGTGCTAGTGCATATTTTGCTTCTACATCTTGCTTTGTAGATTTTTCCATAAGACTTTTGTAAGCATCTAATGCTGAAGATTGATCACCTACATAATCTAACCATCGAGCAACTTCATAATGCTCGGAATCTGTAGCCTTATCATTTGTGCTCAATAGCTTATAAGATAAATGGATATATAATGTTATAAGAGAGAGCACATCTATTTCATTATGCCTTAAAACTCCCATAATAATTTCAGGCTTTTGCTGTTTTACAAACTCAAAATAAATCATTGGAGCTAAAAAGCCAGGAATATCATTTTCTCGGTAAATCCCAAGAATATCGTTTTCAACTTTGGCCAGTTTTACTGATTCGAGCTCTTTTTTCCAGAGCCTTCGTGCAGCATGAAATAGATCGAAGTGACCAAATGCAGGAAGTTTTGGTACTAACTCTCGAATTAAAGTATGGCGGGTTTTCACCTGAGGCCAATCAAAGGCTTTACCATTATAGGTGACAAGTGTTTTACTATTAATCCCCTCCAAAAAGCTTTGATAAAGTGCAACCTCATTACCTGGTTTTGGCAACAAATACTGTTTTATGACAACACGATCGTCCAGAACTTGAGCTTGTCCTAACAAAAAGATCGTGTTTCCCGCTCCTCCACCAAGTCCAGTTGTTTCAGTATCGAAGAAAAACAAATCGCTTGCCTGATGATCTTTAGAGGAAAGTGGATGCTTTAAATCGCTTTGATTCCACATAGATACAACATGTTGAAATTCTTTCAACTGATATTTACCATGTTGATAATCCAACGGATAGACAACCTCTCGAATGAAACAAGTTTGCCCATCATAATGAATGATTTTTGTGTTATGTTCATTCCATAATAATTCTTCTGGGTTATGTGATTCCTGTTTTACAGTTTCAGTTTCTAGTTCCGGTTCTTCTCGAATGACATGTTTTTTTAATCGATTCAACTTATTTTTTAACGACATTTGTTTCATCCTTTAATTTACTTAAAAGAAAATGGGTGTCTTTTTTTATAGATTCAGTAGAACTTTCAACACCTATACATGAAGGGCATCCAGCATAGCATGGACAAGTTTCTATTAATTTCATTGCTTCATTCAAAACATCTAATAATGTTTCATATATTTTTTTGGATAACCCTACCCCACCTGGATATCGATCATATAGAAAGATTGTTGGTTGATTATTATGAACAGCTTTAATTTGTGCAATCACATGCAAGTCACTTGGATCACACATTACTTTTAACGGTGCAACGTGCTGGAGAACATGTGCGGCTGAAACTAGAGCCTCCTCCAGCCTTTTTTCAGATAAATCGTCCACTATATTCGAATGAAGACTCATCCATGCTGAATTTGTATGAAGCTCTTCTTCTGGTAGATGAATAGGACCTGATCCAATATTTTCATGAGTATCAAATTTGATTTTTTTGAAAATTGTAGCCATAGCTTGAACCGTCACATCTCCATAACCATAGTCAACATCTTTCATATGTTTAAGCATATCTTCCTCAAGTACTTTTAATTGAACCGCAAGATTGGCATCCGTGAAATAATCCACATCAACTTCTCTTACAAATGCCTTCTTTTCCTCCCAATCAAGTTTTTCCACTTGAAATTGAACGCCTTGATGAAGATAAATTGCTTCATCATGCAGTAATGTCATTGCGCTAAATCGATCCATCTCTCCAATGACCTTCACGTTCGCTATATCAGATTGATCGATAATTATCACATTTTCTTGTGAAGCCGACCGAAGACTTATATTGTGGGCCGGGAATGAATCGTTCATCCAGTGATAGGTTTCATTATTATAGTAAAGCACTCTTTCTTCCGCTAAAAACTGCAGGATATCTTCTAACTCTAACCCATCGAACGTATCACCTTCTCTAAATGGAAGCTCAAAAGCTGCACACTTTAAATGATCTACAAGCACAACTAAATTATCAGGGTTTATGATGGCTGTTTCTGGATTTTGTTCAAAAAAGTATCGTGGATTTTGAATAATGTATTGATCAAGTGGACTGGAGCTAGCAACCATGATAATAACTGCTTCACCTTGCCTTCTTCCAGCTCTTCCGGCCTGTTGCCATGCACTTGCAATAGTTCCAGGATATCCTGTCATAATACAAACTTGTAAACTACCTATATCTACTCCTAATTCAAGAGCGTTGGTGCTAACAACACCTAAAATTTCGCCATCCCTTAGTCCTCTTTCAATTTCCCTCCGCTGTTTTGGTAAGTATCCCCCTCTATATCCGCGTATTGATTTTTTTGCTAGTTCATTTTTTATCAATTCTTTTAAATAAGTTAAGATGATCTCAACTCGCACACGACTGCGAGCAAATACGATTGTCTGAATCTTATTTTTAAGAAATTCTCCTGCTAATCTTCTAACCTCTAAGGTTGCACTTCTTCTAATATTAAGTGGCTTATTAACAATTGGAGGGTTATAAAAAATAAAATGCTTTTTACTGGCTGGGGCACCATTTTTTGAGATGAGCTCCATATTTGCTCCAGTTAGTGTTTCCGCTAATTCTTTTGGATTAGCGATTGTTGCAGATGTGCATATAAACTGCGGGTTACTTCCATAAAATTCACAAATTCTCTTAAGTCTTCTAATGACATTTGCTACATGACTGCCAAATATTCCTCGATAAATGTGAAGCTCGTCAATGACTATATATTTTAGATTTTCAAACAGTGAAACCCATTTAGTATGATGCGGTAAAATGGCTGAATGAAGCATATCTGGGTTTGTAATGACTATATGACCTGCTTTTCTTACCCTTTGACGGATTGCCGGTGAAGTATCTCCATCGTATGTATAAGAGTTCAATTGAACTCCCATTTCTTCGATGATTTCATTAATCTCAGATTTTTGATCTTGAGCCAGTGCTTTCGTAGGAAAAAGATATAATGCCCGACTATTTTCGTCTTTCAATATGTTTTGGATGACAGGCAAGTTATAGCATAATGTTTTTCCTGAAGCAGTTGGAGTAACAGCTACAAAGTTATGACCTCCACTTGCGAGTTTATAGGCTTCACCTTGATGTGTATACAATTGTGAAATTCCTCTGTTTTCTAATGCTAATTTTAAGCGGTGATCTAGGTCAACCGGCATATCAACAAGTTCCCCTTCTTTAGGAGGAATCGAATGCCAATGAACAATTTGATCTCTAAAATCGTCATTTGTTTTTAACACATTTAAAATCGTTTCTAATGATTTTCTAAATTCCATTTTTATTCACTACCTTCTAAAGTCTGTAGCTTCACTTCTATTTTAGCGAATAAACGTTCGGAATTAAAGTGGTATTGATTTGAAATTATATTTCTAGCTGTTTGCTAATTTTCTAACTTAAAAAAGGTAAATAATTACATTTTAAATATAACGTTTCTTATTCCCTTTTCATATAATACTCTGTCATCACATGTGGTAAGGAGGAGTATTGATGAGAAAGAAAAATGAATTAAATAGGAATAATGAAAATGAACAGCCTCTAGAACAGCTGGATTTTTTCCAAATTGTTGATCATTTTTTTCGATCGGAACCATTGAAGCAATTTATGAATGAGTTTGATTCTATGTTTGAGGGAGCTTTTCCGCATAAGGCTATTCACGTAAACACTTTTGAAACAGACAATAAATGTGTTATTGATTTAAAAATTCCTCCTGTTAAAAAGGAACAGATAAAGCTTGAGCTTTATGATCAATATTTAACAATTTCTATTACAAATCGTGAGGAAATTAAAGAATATAATGAACATGCTTCAACATTTAGAAATTATACATCGTTAGATAGTCTGTCTAAAACGATTCTCCTACCATACCCTGTTAAAGAACATGAAATAAAAACTACTTATAGAAATGGTTCATTACTTGTTACAATTCCTAAGAAAACAAAGCAAATTTTAATAGAAGATGATACAAAATAAGAACAAAGTTAAGGTCTTGATGACCTTAACTATTTTTGTGTGATTTACTTCCATACTTTGGATTCTCTTCTGGTGTTTGATCCTTTGCTAAATCCTTTGCTGATGCAGTAACTTCCGCTTTACTTCCACTTTTATTTTGCTTCACCTTTATCACCTCTCTTTTATGATGACTTAATTTTTAAAAGTTTACCCAAAGAAAAACCAAAAATTTACGAGAAATTATTAGTGTTGATTAGAAACAATAAGAGTGGAGGTGTTTACAAATGACGAAAAAAAATCAACAACTACCTGATTTTAAAGAATTAAATGATCGCATTATCGCCGAAGCAACGTCTTCTCCTTCCATTGTCATTAAAACTAATTTGGATCAAGAGGATGTGTCAATAGACAATCCATATTCAAATGAGAACACAGGTAACTCTGAAGAATTTAAAAACTTTTTTAAGGAATGATGAAAATGGATTTCACATTAGGATATTTGCGAGAAGCATTATCGAACTATGACAGAAGTTCAGTATGTCATAGAATTTATCAAAAGTTGGAAAAAGGTTCGTATGAGAGTGAAAAGGACTTCGTTTTAACACTTGAGGACGATGAAGTTCAATTCCTAAACAACATCCTACCTGATGAAATAAAATATGCGTTTGACGAACAGGACTTTATACGCGGAAATCAATTAAATGAGGTTTATGAACAGTTAATATAGAAGATCACTGGAGGCCCTTATGAACAGAAACAGCAATCATTACATCAACATTAAATTCCAAACAGGTGCCATTGACCGTGAAGGTGTAAATGGTTGCCAAGTTGAAGATGTTATTAGTGTTCTTGTTGACAAGCTTAAATCGCATCAAAATGGTGAATTTGCTTGTCCAGAAAACTCGATAGCCATTTCAAATCTTCAAACAGCAAATTATGCATTAAAAGTAAGAAAAGAAAGACTGGAAAATAACCATGGAGAAACTGAAATCCATGAAACCTTTTAGCACAAAAAAATATTCTAATACAAATGTTGAAGAGGTCAAGCGTCTAAATGCTCAGTCGGGTTTATCATATAATGAAGTTAAGCAGCTTCTAGCACAGCAATATCAGAAAGAGAACAAATGAACATAAGCAGAAAAGACCCAGTTTGTTCATAAAACTGGGTCTTTTTATATTATTTAAACATAGACGTTACCCCTTTAAAAAGCCCACCCATTTGATTGACAGCATTCATCATTTGTCCGGCTGTATCCATCATTTTGTTAAAATCTAATTGTCCGTCAGATTTTTTGAATTGTGAAAGAATATTTTGAAAACCTGATGGCTGATGCTGTTTAAAATGTGGCATTGGTTTGGGATACGGAGTTGGATATGGATTATTCATATATCCTCCGCCATTCATGCTTCCTCCGTATCCACCTCCATAGGGTTGATAAGATTGTTGAAAGCCTGGTTGAAACCCTTGAAAGTAAGGATTTGCTGACGGATTTGAATATGGATTACTGCTATATGAATTTTGGTAACCAGACATTTGCTGTCCATATGGTGGAAACGTTTGAAAATACTCATTATCTCTCCTCCGAGATCTCCTATTGAAATATGGATATTGTTGTTGCATCCATGGAACCTCCTCCCAGTTATTTCATCAAAAGTTATTACATCATATGATTCAAACGCCTATAAGGTGATAATTTCTAATACTATCCATTTCATCTTGAATATTGATCCATACATGAAGAGTTACAATTTTGCTCATATTAGAAATGAGACATTAAAGGAGGTTTTGACTTTGGCTAGAGGAAAACATTTTAATCATAAAGAAAAAGGACACGAGCCGACGATTCCAAAGCATGGTCAAGAAGTGGCTGGAAAAGAAACAGAACGTGTTGGTTATGATATTGAAATCGTTGGAACTGAAACGGAGCGTCCTGTTAGTATAAAAGTTGAGGAGTAAAAGGGCTTTTAACTAATAACAAATTCATTATAAACACAAAAGGACGTCCCTATTTGGAGGCGTCCTTTCTATCCATTTGCTCGATCATTCCGTTTAAAATATATTCAACAGAATGATGAAGGTTATGAAAACGCTGCTTATTAACGTCTTTGTAAAATGATTGAAGAACAACTTGTTCAATATTCTCCATTGCTGAGTCAATTTGAGTAAGATGAATATACTTAGGTTTATATTCTGAGACCCACTTGACGGCCAAAGGCTTCCATTCATTTGCTTTATTCATAACCAGTTCAAAATTTGGTTTAACATCGTCATAAAAATATTCTTCTGTTTTTTCAGGTTTTTCGTTTAATTGTTCAAATCGCTTTTTGCATTCCTCTAAATGCTGAAGAAGTTGTTGAGAGGATATTAATAGTAGTTCCAAAGCTTTCACCTCGAACTTATCATATCAAAACTCTCAGGATAAAGCACATAAGAACTCCTTATAAATTTGTCGCAATGATAGGGAATGGATAATGCTGATATTTATCATTTTTCAAAGGTGTCTCTTGATTGGTAGGGACTTTTGACATTACATTTGATAATTGACAATCAATCTGAACCGCTTGTTTCATCAAATCTTCTTCAATATTTTTAGATAAAATCCGGTTATCCAGCTCTTGTTCCAATTTCATTAGCTCTAGTTCTAACTCCTCTAACTTCTCTTCGATCACACTTTTTTCAATGATATTTTTCAATATTCTCCCTCCTCTTAAAGCTAATATTCGCTCTCATTCTCCCATACCCTTCACACCTGACAAAACTAGTTTTCATTCGGCAAAGAAAATGAAAAAATACAGTTTTCGACAACTTCCTGTGTGTTGAATGGAAATGATGGGTTTCGTGCAAAATAATAGTAGGAGGTGCTAATAATGGCTAAAAAACCGAAAGATAAACAACAAACTGCTCAAGAAAAAGCAAACATTCCTAGTGATAAAAAACTGGATGGACCGAATCGCCCTTCAACTTAAACGATCACAGGAAACCATCATTATCAAAATTACTTAAGGTAGCAAGGACAAAAGGTCCTTGCTCTTTTTTCATCCATTTCTCCAATATTCCTGCAAAACCGTAAATAGATGAAGTTGATCCTGTTTATGCTTAAACCAATCTGTTATCTCATAGTTTTTTGGTATTTTTCTTCTCTTAAACAAATGTTTTGTATTCTGACCATGAAACCAATCCTTTCTAAATCCGTCTAATGTATGAGGGATAATGGGATAAGCGGTTCGTAATAATGGTGTTTCTCGTTTTCTTTTATCAGCAAAGTACTTTTCATAATCATATCTGGAACCTGTATGTGGAACTGTTCTAGCAAAGTTTACAAAGTGTTGATACATTCCCGAATCAAATAAAAGCCATCCTAAACGTTTTCCTAATTCAATTCGGTTTGTTAGCTTTTCAAAGTTGTAAACAGAAAATCCAAATAACTTTCCTTGTAAAGTTGGGAAAATAACTGTACTAAAATGAAAAAGATCTTGAAATTTATAGGAGGCAGATTTGAAAACTAGTCGTCTGTATGTTTCGTTCATAATAACGGGATGATGAATCACATTTTGTTCATTAATGATTAAAGCAGTCATTAATCGATCTTTTTGACGCTCTTCCCAAAAAAGCCACCATTCTTTTTCCATAAATTTCGAAACCTGAAAATGTGATAAAAGGTGAAAAAGTGGTTTGTTTATTTTCTTTGATAATTGGTAAATAAGTAATTGAGGAAAAGCATCATAAAATATTGTCCAATTTGCTCTTTCATATGTCATAAAGAGCAGACTTCTTTTTTCTTGATTTAACGCTTTCCGAAACCATCTACCCTGTAGGTCTGTCATACTCCAACCTGCATTTCTGGAAACCATGCTAGCTAAAAACGACCACTTTATCTCAGGATGTTTAAAATAAAATTCTTCATATGCTTTGGTTCTGGAAATATTATCAATATTTTTTGTTTTTGTTATTTGTAAAATTTCTGAAACTAATTTTTGTTCATCAAGATCCATATTAATATTATTTGTTTTAGACTTATTAAACATTGGTACACCTCATATTACTAGCGTATCCTAAATAGCACAAAGTACACACATTAACAAAATTGAAACTTTTTAATCATTCCTTTTCAATTTTTTTTGGTATGATAAGAAGTAGTTTTGAGGAGGAGGTAAAATATGATTTTTCGTTATCCTAACGGAAAGCCCTATCAGCCTAAGAATACAACTAAGCAAAAGCAACAGCCTTCTATCGTATATAGCAACAGAGGTATGACTCTTGAAGAAGACTTAAATGAAACGAATAAATACTATTTAGAAAACCAATTAGCTGTCATACATAAAAAACCAACACCTGTTCAGATTGTAAACGTAGATTATCCACGACGAAGTGCAGCTGTTATAAAAGAAGCGTACTTTAAACAAAGCTCAACAACTGACTATAACGGAATTTATAGAGGAAAATATATAGATTTTGAAGCGAAGGAAACGAAGAACAAGACATCTTTTCCATTACAGAATTTTCATTCTCATCAAATTGAACATATGAAAAGTGTAATAAAGCAAAATGGAATTTGCTTTGTCATTTTATCCGCTTTTAATGATTATTATTACCTTGATGCAACGCATTTGTTGGTTTTTTGGGAGCGACAGGAAAATGGTGGTCGAAAGTCAATCACTATGGAGGAAATTAAAGAAAAAGGTCATATTATTCCTATTGGATATCAAGCAAGGATTGACTATCTTAAGATTATAGATAAACTATATTTTTAAGAAACTTTAAATTTAAACATAGTTGAATTGTAGCAAGAAGCTTTTTCGAAAAGCTTAAGATGAAAGGTTGGTATTACATGACTGAACAATATAAGAGTCGTGAAGAACGAAGAAAAAAGCAGACTCAAAAAAATACGAAGAAAAAAACAAAGAAAAAGAAACCAGGACTATGGAAGAAAATTTTATTAAGTCTTTTGGCAATAGGAATTGTTGGAATGGTTGCTGGAGGAATTACTTTTGCAGTCATTGTTTCGGATGCTCCCCCACTTGATGATAAAAAATTAAAAGATTCATTTTCATCAAAAATATATGATATGAATGGGGAGGAAATTACCGAGTTTGGTCAAGTAAAAAGAACCTATGTCCCATACGATGATATACCTAAAGTACTTGAAAATGCCGTTTTAGCAACAGAGGATGCACGTTTTTATGAGCACAGTGGTGTTGATTTTATTCGTATAGGTGGCGCGTTTGTTGCAAACGTTCAAGAAGGCTTTGGTGCCGAGGGTGGTAGTACAATTACGCAACAAGTAATCAAAAACTCTTTATTAACGAGAGATAAAACTGTTACCCGTAAAGTACAAGAATTATGGCTTGCCTTTCAATTAGAGCAAAAATATTCTAAACAAGAAATTCTTGAGATGTATCTTAACAAAATATACTTTCCTGGTAATATATACGGCGTAGCTCAAGCAGCTGAATCATTCTATGGAAAAGATTTAAATAAATTAGAGCTTCATGAAGCTGCGATGATTGCTGGGATTCCACAGAGTCCGAATAACTATAATCCGAGAACAAATCCTGAAAAAGCTGAAAAACGACGTAATATTGTTTTAACCTTAATGGCAAAACACGGATTTATTACAGAAGCTGAGGCTGAGGAAGCGAAGCAGGTTCCTGTCCAATCCACTGTGATTGAACCTACAGAAAAAGCAAATCCTTATCACGCCTTTGTAGAAGAAGTAATTGAAGAAGTAAAAGAAAAAACGGATCTTGATGCTGGTTCTGCAGGTTTGGAAATCTATACAACTCTTGATCCAAAAGCACAAGATGCGGTAGAAAATGTTTTAAACGGCGATGTTATGAACTTCCCTGATGATGAGCTTCAAGCAGGGATTACTCTTCTAGATACACAAACAGGAGAAATTCGCGCAATTGGTGGCGGACGCAATCAACCAGTTGGTGGCTATAATTATGCTACAGATACAAGACGTCAGCCTGGCTCTACAATTAAGCCTGTACTTGATTATGGACCAGTTATTGAAGATAAGAAATGGTCTACTTTCCATCAAATCGTCGATGAACCATATACTTATAGTGATGGAACAAAAATTAATAACTGGGATCGCTCCTACAAAGGAAAGATGTCAATCCGTCAAGCACTAGCCGATTCAAGAAATATTCCGGCTTTAAAAGCATTACAAGAAGTTGGGTTAGATAAAGCGAAGGAATTTGCAAAAGGCCTCGGCATTCCACTTGATGAGATTTATGAGCCTTATGCAATTGGAGGATTCAGAGATGGAGTTTCCCCTCTTCAAATGGCAGGTGCTTTTAGTGCATTCGGGAATAATGGAATTTATATTGAACCACATGCTGTTAAGAAAATTGTTTTAAGTGATGGAACTGAAATCAGCTTAGAACCTGAGCCTGAGGCAGCTATGAGTGATTATACAGCATTTATGGTCACAGATATGATGAAGTCTGTTGTTGAATATGGAACTGGTAAGTCTGTTCAAATATCAGGTGTAAATATTGCTGGAAAAACTGGAACAACTAACTTTAGTGAAGATGATAAAGCAAAATATAATGTGCCTTCTGGTGCAGCAAAGGATGCTTGGTTTGTAGGGTATAATCCTAATTACACAGCAGCAGTTTGGACCGGATACAATATATCAGCAGATAGCGAAAAGGTTTATTTAGATTCTAGTGATCAAAAACTAGCAAGAGCTATGTTTAGAGAGGTCTTTTTAGAAGTTGCTAAAGGTGATACTTCTGATTTTGAACAACCTAACAGTGTTGTTCGATTAGCAGTTGAAAAAGGCTCAGATGAAGTACTAGCAAGTGAGTATACCCCTTCTAATCAGATTGCTTATGAATATTTCGTTAAAGGCTTCGAACCTAAAAAAGTCTCTAAAAAATACGAAAAACTCAATAAGCCTTCTAATTTAAACATTAACTATGACCAGGTAACAAATTCAATAAGCATAAATTGGGGTTATAATGAAGATGCATTAGATGGTGTATCCTTTGAAGTAAGACAGTCTATTGACGGAGGAGCATATGAAGTTGTTAGTCAATCATCATCTACTTCATATCAAATTGCAGATGTTACACCAGGATCTACCTATGCTTTCCAAGTAGTTGCTGTTAGTGGCAATAATCGAAGTGATGCAGCTGCCACTCAACTACAAGTACCAGAGCCAAATGTTGACGTACCTGAGCTTCCAGGAGATGACGAGGAAGATCAGAACGAGGACGACCAACAAGAAGATGAAGATTCTGGAGAAGGTAATGGGAATGGCAACGGAAAGCAAAACGGGAATGGCAATGGCAATGGCAATGGCAATGGCAATGGTAACGGAAGTGGGAATGGGAATGGTAACGGAAACGATGGTGAGACGGAAGATGACACTGATCAGGATATTGAAGGGGAACAAACCAATCCTGATGTAGAAACAACGGTACCTCCTACTGAAGATACTGGACAATAGGTTAATTGATAATTACAAAAAAGAACCGTTCATTTTGATCGGTTCTTTTCTATATAATAAAAAGGAATTATCCGTTTTACCGCGAATAATTCCTAAAGTTTACTCATTGCAAGTGCCTTAAAAAAGGATTTTTCAAGTTCTTCAAAAAGTTGTTCTAACTGGACAAAGGCATGATATTGAAATGGGTTATCTACTATAAATTGAAGTCTCTCCTCACAATTTACCGGTTTAAATTGCATTGTATTTATACGCATTGAATTAACTATAATCGTTTGAACTGATCTTCTATTCACCCAATGTAAACCCACAATAAAAAGCGATATACATTTTAAAAGTGATTTCTTTTGCGAATCACTTCTATCTCGTTTCATAAATCCTTCCTTAGCTTTTAACATCATTTGTTTCCAAACATTAAGCAAAACCGGAACAAATTCTTCCGGATTATCCCAAGGTAAATTCTCTACATGCTGTGACTGTTGTATGGAAAGCATGTCAAAATAAAAAGGTTCTTGTAGTAAAGTTTTCTTTGTATCATTTTGTAGCTCGTAAAAATGTGTTTGGTTTTGAAAAAAAGGCTTACCTCGAAAAACATCAGGTATCATATACATGTTATTTGGCATGTTTAGCCTTCCCATTTCTCATTCTTTTTTGCCCTTCTCTACATAAGTGAAGCAGTGGACAACTTTCACATTGTGGAGATTGAGCTTTACAATGGTATCTTCCGAAGAAAATTAATCGATGGTGTGTATCTGACCATTCTTCTTTTGGAACTTTTTTCATTAAGGTCTTCTCTACTTCTAATACTGAATCCTTCCATCTGCAAATGCCAAGACGTTTACTTACCCTTTCTACATGGGTATCAACAGCAATTGCAGGAACACCAAATGCAACAGACATTACAACATTTGCTGTTTTTCTACCAACTCCAGCTAACTTCGTTAACTCTGTATGATCATTTGGAACTTCTCCATTATAATGTTCGAGCAATGTTTCACAAAGCTTACGAATATTCTTAGCTTTATTTCGATATAATCCAATTGACCTGATGTCTGACTGTAATTCCTCCAGCGAGACAGCTAAGTAATCCTCAGGTTTTTTATATTTTTGAAATAAATTTTTCGTAACTTTATTTACTAAAGCATCCGTACATTGAGCAGATAATGCTACAGCTATCACTAATTCAAAAGGATTGTCATGAATTAGTTCACAATGAGCATCAGGGAACATCTCTGTCATTGTATCTAGACACTCACGGATTTGAACTTTTGTTAACATCTTCTCACCTACTATTTAACATTCATTTTTTATTTATTAGTACACTAGAACATAAGAAAAAAGAGCTAAATTTTTAGCTCTCAAGCCAATTATAAAAAGGAACTTTTCTTTGATAATTTTCTGGATTACTTTGAGTTTTTGATGGCGTAGCCTGATTTTGACGGAACTTTTTAGCATAGTTTCTTGCTTGTTCAATTGTACGAATTCCGTTCTTCTTCCACTCAAAAAGAATCCGATCAATGTATCTAAAGTTCAATTTTCCTGACATAACAGATTCTCTTAATGCCGCTTTAATAATAACAGGGTCATAATCGTCTTGATCAATCCAAATAGC includes:
- the nth gene encoding endonuclease III gives rise to the protein MLTKVQIRECLDTMTEMFPDAHCELIHDNPFELVIAVALSAQCTDALVNKVTKNLFQKYKKPEDYLAVSLEELQSDIRSIGLYRNKAKNIRKLCETLLEHYNGEVPNDHTELTKLAGVGRKTANVVMSVAFGVPAIAVDTHVERVSKRLGICRWKDSVLEVEKTLMKKVPKEEWSDTHHRLIFFGRYHCKAQSPQCESCPLLHLCREGQKRMRNGKAKHAK
- a CDS encoding YpoC family protein, translating into MPNNMYMIPDVFRGKPFFQNQTHFYELQNDTKKTLLQEPFYFDMLSIQQSQHVENLPWDNPEEFVPVLLNVWKQMMLKAKEGFMKRDRSDSQKKSLLKCISLFIVGLHWVNRRSVQTIIVNSMRINTMQFKPVNCEERLQFIVDNPFQYHAFVQLEQLFEELEKSFFKALAMSKL
- a CDS encoding DUF2515 domain-containing protein encodes the protein MDLDEQKLVSEILQITKTKNIDNISRTKAYEEFYFKHPEIKWSFLASMVSRNAGWSMTDLQGRWFRKALNQEKRSLLFMTYERANWTIFYDAFPQLLIYQLSKKINKPLFHLLSHFQVSKFMEKEWWLFWEERQKDRLMTALIINEQNVIHHPVIMNETYRRLVFKSASYKFQDLFHFSTVIFPTLQGKLFGFSVYNFEKLTNRIELGKRLGWLLFDSGMYQHFVNFARTVPHTGSRYDYEKYFADKRKRETPLLRTAYPIIPHTLDGFRKDWFHGQNTKHLFKRRKIPKNYEITDWFKHKQDQLHLFTVLQEYWRNG
- a CDS encoding penicillin-binding protein 1A produces the protein MTEQYKSREERRKKQTQKNTKKKTKKKKPGLWKKILLSLLAIGIVGMVAGGITFAVIVSDAPPLDDKKLKDSFSSKIYDMNGEEITEFGQVKRTYVPYDDIPKVLENAVLATEDARFYEHSGVDFIRIGGAFVANVQEGFGAEGGSTITQQVIKNSLLTRDKTVTRKVQELWLAFQLEQKYSKQEILEMYLNKIYFPGNIYGVAQAAESFYGKDLNKLELHEAAMIAGIPQSPNNYNPRTNPEKAEKRRNIVLTLMAKHGFITEAEAEEAKQVPVQSTVIEPTEKANPYHAFVEEVIEEVKEKTDLDAGSAGLEIYTTLDPKAQDAVENVLNGDVMNFPDDELQAGITLLDTQTGEIRAIGGGRNQPVGGYNYATDTRRQPGSTIKPVLDYGPVIEDKKWSTFHQIVDEPYTYSDGTKINNWDRSYKGKMSIRQALADSRNIPALKALQEVGLDKAKEFAKGLGIPLDEIYEPYAIGGFRDGVSPLQMAGAFSAFGNNGIYIEPHAVKKIVLSDGTEISLEPEPEAAMSDYTAFMVTDMMKSVVEYGTGKSVQISGVNIAGKTGTTNFSEDDKAKYNVPSGAAKDAWFVGYNPNYTAAVWTGYNISADSEKVYLDSSDQKLARAMFREVFLEVAKGDTSDFEQPNSVVRLAVEKGSDEVLASEYTPSNQIAYEYFVKGFEPKKVSKKYEKLNKPSNLNINYDQVTNSISINWGYNEDALDGVSFEVRQSIDGGAYEVVSQSSSTSYQIADVTPGSTYAFQVVAVSGNNRSDAAATQLQVPEPNVDVPELPGDDEEDQNEDDQQEDEDSGEGNGNGNGKQNGNGNGNGNGNGNGNGSGNGNGNGNDGETEDDTDQDIEGEQTNPDVETTVPPTEDTGQ
- the recU gene encoding Holliday junction resolvase RecU; its protein translation is MFRYPNGKPYQPKNTTKQKQQPSIVYSNRGMTLEEDLNETNKYYLENQLAVIHKKPTPVQIVNVDYPRRSAAVIKEAYFKQSSTTDYNGIYRGKYIDFEAKETKNKTSFPLQNFHSHQIEHMKSVIKQNGICFVILSAFNDYYYLDATHLLVFWERQENGGRKSITMEEIKEKGHIIPIGYQARIDYLKIIDKLYF